A genomic stretch from Streptomyces sp. QL37 includes:
- a CDS encoding oxygenase MpaB family protein, whose amino-acid sequence MHDLNRRSILSLGAALGLVGVAAPTKAWAWASADSVAGTGTGADPEYVWDSATDPLMVSLLENGQIPSVNTAMEKWVNNGDPLPSGLPAALTAHLRTFNKLPSWADTAKLTRAADFNRRKDTYLFMLYGLGSGIMSTVIPREARSVYWSFGGADMKDRAAKTFTFGYDLSQLRAFEPTGQFIVTANKTRLVHGAVRHLLPQSPHWKDGADQTIPISVADILVTFHSLGTYVHRKMRDWKIPMSAADEEAFLHSWQVAIYLLGVPTEYIPKTWAAAEAQSAQVLTPILAPTPEGLDLAEVLLGLTAEIDLGVTRGFLNEFVRYALSNEVGDWLKLPRDYAAAALVRTAWPAFILFREGLSPIMPGAFYMFDQFLRALAMLFLNKGGSGTTTPITIPTGNRPS is encoded by the coding sequence ATGCACGATCTCAACAGGCGAAGCATCCTGTCCCTCGGTGCCGCGCTCGGCCTCGTGGGTGTGGCGGCTCCCACCAAGGCGTGGGCGTGGGCGTCCGCGGACTCGGTGGCCGGAACCGGCACGGGAGCCGATCCGGAGTACGTCTGGGACAGCGCGACGGACCCCCTCATGGTGTCGCTGCTGGAGAACGGCCAGATCCCGTCGGTCAACACCGCGATGGAGAAGTGGGTGAACAACGGTGACCCGCTGCCCAGCGGACTGCCGGCCGCCCTCACCGCGCATCTGCGGACCTTCAACAAGCTGCCCTCCTGGGCCGACACCGCGAAGCTGACCCGCGCCGCCGACTTCAACCGGCGCAAGGACACCTACCTGTTCATGCTCTACGGCCTCGGCAGCGGGATCATGAGCACCGTGATCCCGAGGGAGGCCAGGAGCGTCTACTGGTCCTTCGGCGGCGCCGACATGAAGGACCGCGCGGCCAAGACGTTCACCTTCGGCTACGACCTGTCCCAGCTGCGCGCCTTCGAACCGACGGGACAGTTCATCGTCACCGCCAACAAGACACGGCTGGTGCACGGAGCCGTACGTCATCTGCTGCCGCAGTCGCCGCACTGGAAGGACGGCGCCGACCAGACCATCCCGATCAGCGTCGCCGACATCCTGGTCACCTTCCACAGCCTGGGCACCTACGTGCACAGGAAGATGCGCGACTGGAAGATCCCGATGTCGGCCGCCGACGAGGAGGCGTTCCTGCACTCCTGGCAGGTCGCCATCTACCTGCTCGGAGTGCCGACCGAGTACATCCCGAAGACCTGGGCGGCCGCGGAAGCGCAGTCGGCACAGGTGCTCACCCCGATCCTCGCCCCGACGCCCGAGGGCCTCGACCTGGCCGAGGTGCTGCTCGGCCTGACCGCGGAGATCGACCTCGGCGTCACGCGCGGCTTCCTGAACGAATTCGTGCGCTACGCCCTGAGCAACGAGGTCGGCGACTGGCTGAAGCTGCCGCGCGACTACGCGGCGGCGGCCCTGGTCCGCACCGCGTGGCCGGCCTTCATCCTGTTCCGCGAGGGGCTGTCGCCCATCATGCCCGGCGCCTTCTACATGTTCGACCAGTTCCTGCGCGCCCTGGCCATGCTGTTCCTCAACAAGGGCGGGTCCGGGACGACCACCCCGATCACGATCCCGACCGGGAACAGGCCGAGCTGA